In Microbulbifer sp. GL-2, the following are encoded in one genomic region:
- a CDS encoding glycosyltransferase domain-containing protein gives MGQQQPWKNFSTKIDLLLPFCRTLPDDDILCYLDGFDSLILPSIQQLEENFELFDKKVVFSNDYRHQGTLGFFERKYFSSEHIFSTGIFIGRIKAIQEIFSSAKEMYPDQTDDQKMLRGYCTHHSPEHIGIDLEAKLFYNFDTADGSFNLLDQVNHIHQGQIQLNNGEIPAIISFPCSWFAIGITKNIHALFKELGYDYYPAINFKNTFNGLKYYISNTIKDSLRDLLK, from the coding sequence TTGGGACAGCAACAACCATGGAAAAACTTCTCCACTAAAATCGACCTGCTACTACCCTTTTGCAGGACGCTACCAGATGATGACATCCTCTGTTATCTGGATGGTTTCGATTCACTCATATTACCTTCCATTCAGCAACTAGAAGAAAATTTTGAACTATTCGATAAGAAGGTGGTTTTCTCCAATGATTACCGACATCAGGGCACCCTGGGATTCTTTGAGCGCAAGTATTTTTCCAGCGAACATATTTTTTCCACAGGTATCTTTATTGGGAGAATAAAAGCGATTCAGGAAATTTTCTCGTCTGCAAAAGAAATGTATCCAGACCAGACCGATGATCAAAAAATGCTCCGAGGATACTGCACACACCACAGTCCGGAGCATATAGGAATAGATTTAGAAGCCAAATTATTTTACAACTTTGATACTGCAGATGGCAGTTTTAATCTGCTAGATCAGGTCAATCACATTCACCAGGGACAAATCCAACTCAACAATGGTGAAATTCCAGCCATTATTTCCTTTCCCTGCAGTTGGTTCGCCATCGGGATTACAAAAAACATTCACGCGCTATTTAAAGAGCTCGGTTACGATTATTACCCTGCAATAAATTTTAAAAACACCTTTAACGGTTTGAAATATTATATTAGTAATACCATCAAGGACAGTTTAAGGGACCTACTCAAGTAG
- a CDS encoding class GN sortase → MIRPLLFLLCLTVGLWQLGSVGWILTKAQLAQLLIASAWEEQLQGGAPQKPWPWADTWPVAKLKLEGQPPLTVLAGSSGQALAFGPGLLAGSGSPGESRTTIIAGHRDTHFAGLENVRRGTSIYLQDRRGRWHTYRVAEMRIVDSTRERLPVFAERGLMLVTCYPFNSLTAGGSLRYLVYAEYQSGGELVQL, encoded by the coding sequence GTGATTCGCCCACTGCTTTTCCTGCTCTGTCTAACGGTGGGGTTGTGGCAACTGGGCTCTGTCGGCTGGATATTGACGAAGGCACAATTAGCCCAGTTGTTAATCGCTAGCGCCTGGGAAGAGCAGCTGCAGGGTGGGGCTCCGCAAAAGCCCTGGCCCTGGGCGGATACCTGGCCGGTAGCCAAACTGAAGCTTGAGGGGCAGCCGCCACTGACTGTCCTCGCCGGCAGCAGTGGACAGGCTCTCGCTTTTGGTCCTGGCTTACTGGCAGGCTCCGGGAGTCCGGGCGAAAGCCGCACCACCATTATTGCGGGGCATCGGGATACCCACTTTGCGGGATTAGAGAATGTCAGGCGAGGTACCTCCATTTACCTGCAGGATAGGCGCGGTCGCTGGCATACTTACCGGGTTGCGGAGATGCGTATTGTGGATAGTACGCGCGAGCGCCTGCCGGTCTTTGCCGAGCGCGGATTAATGCTGGTGACCTGTTACCCTTTCAATTCCCTGACAGCTGGGGGGAGCTTGCGTTACTTGGTCTACGCTGAATATCAATCCGGCGGGGAGCTGGTTCAATTGTGA
- a CDS encoding efflux RND transporter periplasmic adaptor subunit gives MVKKLTVTLFGLSTLVLAGCGTGEPVGQQPPPPAVEVVQVSAEPTTLWRSFTGRVVAPETVELRPRVSGYIDQVSFAEGALVKRGDILFTIDQRPYKARLRAAEADLQRVRSQLSFSEKQAGRAQQLLDSKAISREEYDRRIASRDAERAALSAAEAAVQNAQLDFQYTQVKAPISGQVSRALVTKGNLANADTTLLTTLVSVDPMYVYFESDEQTFAESRRLLSADATPPVHIGLAGENGYPHKGKLDFIDNRLNSHTGTIQFRAVVANPNGAFKPGQFARVEMPIEEVDQAVLIDSKAVLTDQDRRYVYVVNQENLTERRPVQVGPRQGQRTVIRGGLQTGERIVVNGLQKIFFPGMPVVPEMVAKQGQGGSAQAAGH, from the coding sequence ATGGTCAAGAAACTTACAGTCACATTATTCGGCCTTTCGACACTGGTTCTGGCCGGCTGTGGCACTGGCGAGCCAGTGGGACAACAACCGCCACCTCCTGCGGTAGAGGTCGTCCAGGTCAGCGCTGAGCCCACCACCCTGTGGCGCAGTTTTACCGGACGGGTGGTAGCCCCTGAAACAGTGGAGTTGCGACCGCGCGTGAGTGGTTATATCGACCAGGTTTCCTTTGCCGAAGGTGCTCTGGTGAAGCGTGGCGATATACTCTTCACTATCGATCAGCGCCCTTATAAAGCCAGACTTCGTGCCGCCGAAGCGGACCTCCAGCGGGTGCGCAGCCAATTATCTTTCAGTGAAAAGCAGGCCGGCCGCGCCCAGCAACTGTTGGATAGCAAAGCTATTTCCCGAGAGGAATACGATCGACGAATCGCCTCGAGAGATGCAGAACGCGCCGCACTAAGCGCTGCTGAAGCCGCAGTACAAAATGCCCAACTCGACTTCCAGTACACCCAGGTCAAAGCTCCGATCAGCGGCCAGGTCAGCCGAGCTCTGGTTACCAAAGGCAACCTCGCCAATGCGGATACCACCCTGTTGACCACCCTGGTCTCTGTGGACCCCATGTATGTCTACTTCGAGAGCGATGAGCAGACTTTTGCGGAGAGTCGCAGGCTGCTTAGTGCCGATGCCACCCCGCCAGTTCATATCGGCCTCGCTGGCGAAAATGGATACCCTCACAAAGGCAAACTGGACTTTATCGACAACCGCTTAAATAGTCACACCGGCACCATCCAGTTTCGCGCCGTGGTGGCCAACCCCAACGGTGCTTTCAAACCCGGCCAGTTCGCCAGGGTAGAGATGCCGATCGAGGAGGTGGACCAGGCAGTGTTAATCGACAGCAAGGCCGTTCTCACCGACCAGGATCGCCGCTATGTCTATGTCGTCAACCAGGAAAATCTTACCGAGCGTCGTCCAGTACAGGTGGGCCCTCGCCAGGGTCAGCGCACGGTAATCCGCGGCGGTTTACAAACCGGCGAAAGAATTGTGGTCAATGGCCTGCAAAAGATCTTTTTCCCCGGAATGCCAGTAGTTCCTGAAATGGTTGCCAAGCAGGGCCAGGGTGGCAGCGCCCAGGCAGCGGGGCACTGA
- the aceE gene encoding pyruvate dehydrogenase (acetyl-transferring), homodimeric type, with amino-acid sequence MHEDTDNLETQEWLDALQAVIRYSGKERAAFLLKQLSDRATDVGVQLPAAITTPYRNTIPPNAEKRMPGDLFMERRIRSLIRWNALAMVVRANQNNDGLGGHISSFSSAATLYDVGFNYFFRGNEGEERGDLIFFQGHSAPGIYARSYLEGRFDEGQLDNFRREVNGNGLSSYPHPWLMPEYWQFPTVSMGLGPIQAIYQAHIMRYLSARGLSPRGDRKVWAFLGDGECDEPETLGAISLAGREQLENLVFVVNCNLQRLDGPVRGNGKIVQELEGVFRGAGWNVVKVLWGRLWDPLLEKDDKGLLQKVMDEVVDGEMQNFKANGGAYTREHFFGKYPELLELVKDMSDDEIMKLNRGGHDPYKVYAAYASAMAHKGQPTVILAQTVKGYGLGSAGEAAMDTHSVKKLDLDSLKRFRDRFAIPLTDKELEEVPYYRPSPDSPEMKYMTERRKSLGGPVPRRPVECPKLQVPGLDAFSALTKGSGEREISTTMAFVRAIAALVKDKNIGKNIAPIVPDEARTFGMEGLFRQLGIYSSQGQRYTPVDHGQIMYYKEDKKGQVLEEGINEAGAMSAWMALATAYSNHGVPMVPFYIYYSMFGFQRVGDLAWAAGDMQARGFLIGATAGRTTLNGEGLQHQDGHSHVLSSTIPNCRSYDPAYGYELAVVMQRGLKEMYEEQKNLFYYITIENENYLQPEMPQGVEEGIIRGIYKLQSNVKKGAKGKAAKKHVQLIGGGTILREVLAAADILADQFDVASDVWSLTSAVEAAREGQDVARWNMLHPEAEPRKPWITEQFAGNTSPVIASTDYIRSYVEPLREFIDGELTTLGTDGFGRSDSREQLRRFFEVDRNYVVIAALNGLAKQGVIDAKEVAEAIVKLNIDADKVNPRIS; translated from the coding sequence ATGCACGAAGATACCGATAACCTCGAAACGCAGGAGTGGCTTGATGCGCTGCAGGCGGTTATCCGCTACAGCGGCAAAGAACGCGCAGCCTTCCTTCTAAAGCAACTATCTGATCGCGCTACTGATGTAGGCGTACAGTTGCCCGCGGCTATCACTACGCCTTACCGCAATACCATTCCGCCCAACGCGGAAAAGCGTATGCCCGGCGACCTGTTTATGGAGCGGCGTATTCGCTCACTGATTCGCTGGAACGCCCTGGCGATGGTGGTGCGTGCCAACCAGAACAATGACGGCCTTGGCGGCCATATCTCGAGCTTCTCCTCTGCGGCAACCCTCTACGATGTGGGCTTTAACTATTTCTTCCGCGGCAATGAGGGTGAGGAGCGCGGGGACCTTATTTTCTTCCAGGGCCACAGTGCACCGGGCATCTACGCGCGCTCCTACCTGGAAGGACGTTTTGACGAAGGGCAGCTGGATAACTTCCGCCGTGAAGTGAATGGCAACGGTCTGTCCTCCTACCCGCACCCCTGGTTGATGCCGGAGTATTGGCAGTTCCCTACAGTATCTATGGGATTGGGGCCCATCCAGGCGATTTATCAAGCGCACATTATGCGCTACCTGTCCGCTCGTGGCCTGTCCCCGCGCGGTGACCGCAAAGTGTGGGCTTTCCTTGGCGACGGTGAGTGCGACGAGCCTGAAACCCTGGGGGCCATCTCCCTGGCCGGCCGCGAACAGCTGGAAAACCTGGTGTTCGTAGTGAACTGTAACCTGCAGCGCCTGGACGGCCCGGTACGTGGCAATGGCAAGATCGTGCAGGAGCTGGAAGGTGTTTTCCGCGGTGCCGGCTGGAACGTGGTTAAAGTACTGTGGGGGCGCCTGTGGGACCCGTTGCTGGAGAAAGATGATAAAGGTCTGCTGCAGAAAGTCATGGACGAAGTAGTCGATGGTGAGATGCAGAATTTTAAGGCCAATGGTGGCGCCTATACCCGCGAGCACTTCTTCGGCAAATATCCAGAGCTGTTGGAGCTGGTCAAGGATATGTCCGACGATGAGATTATGAAGCTCAACCGCGGCGGACACGACCCCTACAAGGTTTACGCAGCTTATGCTTCGGCTATGGCACACAAGGGCCAGCCCACTGTAATCCTGGCGCAGACTGTAAAAGGTTATGGCCTGGGCTCCGCTGGTGAAGCGGCGATGGACACCCATTCGGTGAAGAAACTGGATCTGGACTCCCTTAAGCGTTTCCGAGATCGCTTCGCGATTCCGCTCACCGATAAAGAGCTGGAAGAAGTCCCTTACTACCGCCCATCTCCGGATAGCCCGGAAATGAAATATATGACGGAGCGACGCAAGTCCCTGGGTGGCCCGGTCCCCCGCCGCCCGGTCGAGTGCCCGAAACTGCAAGTCCCTGGTCTCGATGCCTTCAGCGCATTGACCAAGGGCTCCGGCGAGCGTGAAATCTCTACCACTATGGCATTTGTGCGCGCCATCGCCGCGTTGGTGAAAGACAAGAATATCGGTAAGAACATCGCGCCAATCGTTCCGGATGAGGCGCGCACCTTCGGTATGGAAGGCCTGTTCCGCCAGCTGGGTATCTACTCCTCCCAGGGGCAGCGTTACACCCCGGTGGATCATGGCCAGATCATGTATTACAAGGAAGACAAGAAGGGACAGGTGCTGGAAGAGGGCATCAATGAAGCCGGTGCTATGTCCGCCTGGATGGCGTTGGCCACTGCCTACAGCAACCACGGCGTGCCGATGGTGCCTTTCTATATCTACTACTCCATGTTCGGCTTCCAGCGCGTGGGCGACCTGGCCTGGGCCGCTGGCGATATGCAGGCGCGTGGCTTCCTGATTGGTGCCACCGCCGGCCGTACCACGCTGAACGGCGAAGGTTTGCAGCACCAGGATGGCCACAGTCACGTGCTGTCGTCCACTATTCCCAACTGTCGCAGCTACGACCCTGCTTACGGCTACGAGCTGGCAGTGGTTATGCAGCGCGGGCTGAAAGAGATGTACGAAGAGCAGAAGAACCTCTTCTACTACATCACTATTGAGAACGAGAATTACCTGCAACCAGAAATGCCCCAGGGCGTTGAAGAAGGCATTATTCGCGGTATCTACAAGCTGCAGTCCAACGTCAAAAAAGGCGCTAAGGGCAAAGCGGCGAAGAAGCATGTACAGCTGATCGGCGGCGGTACCATTTTACGCGAAGTACTGGCAGCAGCGGATATCCTCGCCGACCAGTTTGACGTGGCTTCCGATGTTTGGAGCCTCACTTCTGCCGTGGAAGCGGCCCGCGAAGGTCAGGATGTAGCGCGTTGGAATATGCTGCACCCGGAAGCAGAGCCACGCAAACCCTGGATCACCGAACAGTTCGCAGGCAATACTTCTCCGGTTATCGCTTCTACTGACTATATCCGTTCCTATGTGGAGCCGCTGCGCGAGTTTATCGACGGTGAGCTGACCACCCTGGGGACCGATGGCTTCGGCCGCAGTGACAGCCGCGAGCAGCTGCGCCGTTTCTTCGAAGTGGACCGCAACTATGTAGTGATCGCCGCTCTGAATGGCTTGGCCAAGCAGGGTGTTATTGATGCGAAAGAGGTTGCGGAAGCGATCGTGAAGCTCAATATCGACGCCGATAAAGTTAACCCACGCATCAGCTAA
- the aceF gene encoding dihydrolipoyllysine-residue acetyltransferase — protein MAKQVIKVPDLGGADQVDVIEITVAVGDTVAQEDSLIVVEGDKASMDVPAPVAGKILSISVKEGDKVSEGDVIGEIETDVAEAPAGETAEAPAQEEAALAPEPIPEAPAAATSAEPKEEAIQIPDLGGGDAVDVIEISVQPGDAVEEGDSLIVVEGDKASMDVPSPSAGTVVSIAVKEGDKVSTGDALGVLKVVADGGAAAPVAQTEAPAPAAAAQSAPQQVAAPVEPPAVPQKDHQLERDLTAAAQVYAGPAVRKLARELGVTLNKIKPTGPRNRVSKDDLHNYIRDQVKKAESGAVGVGGGIGIAKMPDIDFSQFGAVNVEPMSKIHKITAANMSRNWINVPHVTQFDDADITELETFRKSMKAEAEKRGVKLTPVPFLLKAVAAALRAEPNFNVSLHNDGEHIVRKDYVHVGMAVDTPKGLMVPVIRDVDKKGLYELAAEATEMALKARDGKLKPNEMQGACFTISSLGAIGGTGFTPIVNSPEVGILGVSKLAMKPVWNGKDFEPRQMLPLALSYDHRAVNGGDAGRFMTYLVSVLADVRRLLL, from the coding sequence ATGGCAAAACAAGTCATTAAAGTGCCTGACCTCGGTGGTGCCGATCAGGTTGATGTTATTGAAATCACTGTTGCTGTCGGTGATACCGTCGCGCAAGAGGATTCACTGATTGTCGTGGAAGGTGATAAGGCTTCCATGGATGTGCCGGCTCCTGTGGCTGGCAAGATCCTCAGCATCAGCGTGAAAGAGGGCGATAAGGTCTCTGAAGGCGATGTGATTGGGGAGATCGAAACCGATGTGGCGGAAGCGCCGGCTGGGGAGACCGCTGAGGCTCCTGCTCAGGAAGAAGCTGCACTGGCGCCTGAGCCCATCCCTGAAGCCCCTGCTGCTGCAACGAGTGCCGAGCCCAAAGAGGAAGCTATTCAAATTCCCGATTTGGGGGGGGGCGATGCGGTTGATGTGATTGAGATCAGCGTGCAGCCCGGCGACGCTGTCGAAGAGGGCGATTCACTGATCGTGGTAGAGGGCGACAAAGCATCAATGGATGTGCCGTCTCCCAGCGCCGGTACTGTGGTTTCTATCGCTGTAAAAGAAGGCGATAAAGTTTCCACTGGCGATGCTCTCGGGGTGTTGAAAGTGGTTGCTGATGGTGGCGCCGCAGCTCCAGTGGCTCAGACCGAAGCGCCGGCACCTGCCGCTGCAGCACAGAGTGCCCCGCAACAGGTAGCCGCGCCGGTTGAGCCTCCTGCGGTTCCGCAAAAAGATCACCAGCTGGAACGCGATCTCACTGCAGCTGCCCAAGTCTACGCCGGCCCCGCTGTGCGCAAGCTGGCGCGCGAGCTGGGAGTCACCCTGAACAAGATCAAGCCTACAGGCCCGCGCAACCGGGTTTCCAAGGATGATCTGCACAACTACATTCGCGACCAGGTCAAAAAGGCCGAGAGCGGTGCTGTGGGTGTCGGTGGTGGTATCGGTATCGCCAAGATGCCGGATATCGACTTCAGCCAGTTTGGTGCGGTGAATGTGGAGCCAATGAGCAAGATCCACAAGATCACCGCTGCCAATATGTCCCGCAACTGGATCAATGTGCCCCACGTAACCCAGTTCGATGATGCTGATATCACCGAACTGGAAACCTTCCGCAAGTCCATGAAGGCCGAAGCTGAGAAGCGCGGAGTGAAACTCACTCCGGTGCCTTTCCTGCTGAAAGCGGTAGCGGCAGCCCTGCGTGCGGAGCCCAATTTTAATGTGTCCCTGCACAATGATGGCGAGCACATTGTGCGCAAGGATTATGTGCATGTGGGCATGGCTGTGGATACCCCCAAAGGATTAATGGTGCCGGTCATTCGCGATGTGGATAAAAAGGGCTTGTACGAGTTGGCTGCGGAAGCCACCGAGATGGCCCTGAAAGCTCGCGATGGCAAGCTCAAGCCCAACGAAATGCAGGGCGCTTGCTTTACCATCTCCAGCCTGGGTGCTATCGGTGGTACCGGGTTTACCCCGATTGTCAATTCCCCGGAAGTCGGCATTCTCGGTGTTTCCAAGCTGGCGATGAAGCCAGTGTGGAACGGCAAGGATTTTGAGCCTCGACAGATGCTGCCACTGGCGTTGTCCTATGACCATCGTGCGGTGAATGGTGGTGATGCCGGGCGCTTTATGACCTATCTGGTCAGCGTACTGGCGGATGTGCGCCGCCTGTTGCTGTAA
- a CDS encoding efflux RND transporter permease subunit, whose amino-acid sequence MNFSRFFVDRPIFASVLSIIIFVVGLISIPSLPVSEYPEVVPPSVQVSARYPGANPKTISETVATPLEEAINGVENMIYMKSVAGSDGTLTLNVTFKLGTDPDQAQVQVQNRVSQALPRLPEDVRRQGVTTQKQSPNLMMAVHLISPDDSLDATYIRNYAVLHIRDELSRIPGVGLAAVFGSGDYAMRLWVDPQRAAALGVTAADVVSAVREQNVQVSAGQIGASPMPNGSDFLISINAKGRLESEEEFGNVVLKTGIDGEITRLRDVARVELASSQDSLRALLNGRQAVAIPIFQSPGSNSLEVSAAIREKMAELGEQFPEGLEWKVAYDPTVFVSTSINSVIKTLLEAVLLVVLVVILFLQTWRASLIPLLAVPVSIVGTFAVLLMLGFSINTLTLFAMVLAIGIVVDDAIVVVENVERNIEEGLTPLAAAHQAMREVSGPIVAISLVLCAVFVPMAFLDGITGQFYRQFATTIAIATIISAINSLTLSPALAATLLKPHGAKLDMPARIIERLFGWIFRPFNRFFQRNSERYQRVVGHSLKRRGLVFGVYLVLLAGTFALFQQVPGGFIPIQDKTYLVGSIRLPEGASLDRTEEVARRVSELALETEGVANAAAFVGFNALQSTNTPNVGTVFILFDDFDERERSATEIAAELNGKLSQIKEGFAMTFMPPPIFGLGAGSGYSLYVQDRRGAGYGELQNATNMLAGALSQASGLSYPFSSYQANVPQMDAEVDRLQAKAQGVRMDDLFGTLQLYFGSMYINDFNLFGRTYQVVAQADAPFRDEVQDLDNLYTRNMNGEMVPISTMVTLRESYGPDPVIRYNGYPAADLMGQSDPSMLSSSEALATVEQVASQALPPGMQIQWTDLSFQQINQGSAAMVVFPLAVLLVFLVLAALYESWVMPLTVILIVPMCLLAALFGVWATGGDNNVFVQVGLVVLMGLACKNAILIVEFARELEMDGKGPVEAALEACRLRLRPIIMTSVAFIAGVVPLVLASGAGAEVRNAMGMTVFTGMIGVTLFGLFLTPVFYVALRKLAGGKIPTPKNTTQDTPLPLEQPVNG is encoded by the coding sequence ATGAATTTTTCCCGTTTCTTTGTCGACAGACCTATTTTTGCTTCGGTGCTGTCCATCATTATTTTCGTGGTGGGACTGATAAGTATCCCATCACTGCCCGTCAGTGAGTATCCAGAGGTTGTACCCCCCAGCGTGCAAGTGAGCGCTCGCTACCCGGGCGCCAACCCCAAAACGATTTCCGAGACTGTCGCCACACCGTTGGAAGAAGCCATCAACGGCGTGGAAAACATGATCTACATGAAGTCCGTGGCGGGCAGCGACGGCACTCTAACCCTGAATGTCACCTTTAAACTGGGCACCGACCCGGACCAGGCCCAGGTACAGGTGCAAAACCGCGTGTCCCAGGCCTTACCGAGGCTGCCCGAAGATGTGCGCCGCCAGGGGGTAACTACGCAGAAGCAATCCCCCAACCTGATGATGGCGGTACACCTGATTTCTCCGGATGACAGCCTCGACGCCACTTATATACGCAACTATGCGGTTTTACATATACGTGATGAACTGTCTCGCATTCCCGGGGTGGGCCTGGCTGCCGTATTCGGTTCCGGTGACTACGCAATGCGCTTGTGGGTGGACCCGCAGAGGGCCGCCGCCCTGGGTGTTACTGCCGCAGATGTCGTCAGTGCCGTGCGCGAACAAAATGTACAGGTCTCCGCTGGCCAGATCGGCGCCTCGCCAATGCCAAACGGCTCCGATTTCCTGATCTCCATTAACGCCAAAGGACGACTTGAAAGTGAGGAAGAGTTTGGCAATGTAGTGTTGAAAACCGGCATTGATGGCGAAATCACCCGACTGCGCGATGTGGCGCGCGTCGAGCTCGCCTCCTCTCAGGACTCCCTCCGTGCCTTATTGAACGGCCGCCAGGCGGTTGCCATCCCCATCTTCCAGTCCCCGGGCTCCAACTCACTGGAAGTGTCCGCCGCGATACGTGAAAAAATGGCGGAGCTGGGTGAGCAGTTCCCTGAAGGCCTGGAATGGAAGGTCGCTTACGACCCCACCGTCTTTGTCAGCACCTCAATCAACTCCGTGATCAAAACTTTACTGGAAGCGGTATTGCTGGTGGTCTTGGTGGTGATCCTGTTCCTGCAGACCTGGCGCGCCTCCCTGATCCCGCTTTTGGCGGTACCGGTGTCCATTGTCGGTACTTTTGCTGTGCTGCTAATGCTGGGCTTCTCCATCAATACCCTGACCCTGTTCGCCATGGTATTGGCCATAGGTATCGTGGTGGATGACGCCATCGTAGTAGTGGAAAATGTCGAGCGGAACATTGAAGAAGGTCTGACACCACTGGCCGCAGCCCATCAGGCCATGCGTGAAGTAAGTGGTCCAATTGTCGCCATCAGTCTGGTGCTCTGCGCTGTATTCGTACCCATGGCATTCCTGGACGGTATTACCGGCCAGTTCTATCGGCAATTCGCCACCACCATTGCCATCGCCACCATTATTTCCGCGATAAACTCACTGACCCTGTCCCCGGCACTGGCCGCAACCTTGCTGAAACCACACGGCGCAAAACTGGATATGCCTGCGCGTATTATCGAGCGCCTGTTCGGCTGGATCTTCCGTCCGTTCAACCGCTTCTTCCAGCGCAACTCTGAGCGCTACCAACGGGTAGTGGGCCACAGCCTTAAGCGTCGCGGACTGGTATTTGGGGTTTACCTGGTATTGCTGGCCGGCACCTTCGCCCTATTCCAGCAGGTACCTGGAGGCTTTATTCCTATTCAGGATAAAACCTACCTGGTGGGCAGTATCCGCCTACCGGAAGGTGCTTCCCTGGATCGCACTGAGGAAGTGGCTCGCCGCGTCAGTGAATTAGCATTGGAAACCGAAGGTGTTGCCAACGCCGCCGCTTTTGTCGGCTTCAATGCCCTCCAGAGTACCAACACCCCCAACGTAGGCACGGTGTTTATCCTGTTTGACGATTTCGATGAGCGCGAACGCAGCGCTACCGAAATTGCCGCGGAACTTAACGGTAAGCTCTCCCAAATCAAAGAGGGCTTCGCCATGACCTTTATGCCGCCGCCCATCTTCGGCCTTGGCGCAGGTTCCGGTTACTCTCTATATGTACAGGACCGCCGCGGTGCCGGCTACGGTGAGCTGCAAAATGCCACCAACATGCTGGCTGGTGCCCTGAGCCAAGCCAGTGGTCTCAGCTACCCTTTCAGCTCCTACCAAGCCAATGTGCCGCAGATGGACGCTGAAGTGGACCGCCTACAGGCAAAGGCCCAGGGTGTGCGTATGGATGACCTGTTCGGCACCCTGCAGCTGTACTTCGGCTCCATGTATATCAATGACTTCAACCTGTTTGGGCGCACCTACCAGGTAGTTGCCCAGGCTGATGCTCCTTTCCGCGATGAAGTCCAGGACCTGGATAATCTCTACACTCGTAATATGAATGGAGAAATGGTACCTATCAGTACCATGGTAACCCTGCGCGAGAGCTATGGACCCGACCCGGTAATCCGCTATAACGGTTACCCTGCGGCAGATCTGATGGGGCAATCTGATCCCAGCATGCTGTCTTCCTCAGAAGCACTGGCAACGGTTGAGCAAGTCGCCAGCCAGGCCCTGCCACCAGGAATGCAGATCCAGTGGACCGACCTGAGCTTCCAGCAGATCAACCAGGGCAGTGCGGCTATGGTGGTCTTCCCTCTCGCTGTTCTGCTGGTGTTCCTGGTGCTAGCCGCACTTTATGAAAGCTGGGTGATGCCGTTAACGGTGATCCTAATCGTCCCCATGTGTTTGCTGGCGGCACTGTTCGGAGTTTGGGCTACCGGCGGAGATAATAATGTGTTCGTTCAAGTGGGGCTCGTCGTACTGATGGGGCTTGCCTGTAAAAACGCAATCCTGATTGTGGAGTTTGCCCGCGAGCTGGAAATGGACGGCAAGGGCCCGGTAGAAGCCGCCCTGGAAGCCTGTCGCCTGCGTCTGCGCCCGATCATCATGACCTCCGTAGCCTTTATCGCCGGCGTAGTGCCCCTGGTACTGGCCAGCGGTGCCGGCGCCGAAGTGCGCAACGCGATGGGAATGACCGTATTTACCGGCATGATCGGCGTAACCCTGTTCGGTCTGTTTCTAACCCCAGTGTTCTATGTTGCCTTGCGTAAACTCGCCGGAGGGAAAATACCCACCCCCAAGAACACAACCCAAGACACCCCCTTGCCGTTAGAGCAACCTGTTAACGGCTAA